The nucleotide window CACAAGAACAGCTGCATGCACGGCGGCGCGAGCAATGACCTCGGCTTCCTGGCCAATGCTGTCCTGGATGTTGCGACTGACCATGCCAAGGGTCCTGATGACGCTCTGGAAGATGCCCTCGGCGGCACGGCTCTCCTCGCGCTGGCCAAGGATCATGCCGGGCTTCAAGATAATTCCGTGGTCGAAGCCGGCTTCCTTGATGGCATCCTCGACACCGTTCTTCATCTTGCTGTAGGGCGCTTGGGCTGAGAGGGCGCCTCGGGTGCCGGCGCTCGAGATGAAGATAAAGGCCTTGCAGCCGGCCGTCTTTgcggccttgacgagctCGATGTTAAGGTCATGGTCAATCTTCCACTGCTCGGCGATGCTGCCTGCAGCGGCGCGCGTGGTACCGAGggccgagaagacgacggtAGGGAGCGGCTGCAGGGCGGCCAACTTGGGTGGCCAGGCTGAGGTATCCTGCTCGATAATGGGCTTCAGCGTgaggccgccggccttgggcgggcggcgtgagatggtgttgacggcggcgaaggcctCAGAGGTGATGAGGTTGGTGAGGATGTGGGATCCGACAAGGCCGGTGGATCCGATGACTGCGGCCGAATGCGCCATGGtagggaggagaagaggtcTGTTGTCAGGGTAACTTTGGAGGAGCAGGTCTCAGCGAAGAAGAAAGGAGTAACAAGACGATTGATTCGACGACCCGGCGGCTTGGTACGTGACGTTGGGTTACTTGGAAGCGTCTGTGATGCTGCAGCTGTCggtctttttttcccctgTCTGTGTGTGGgcgaaaagaaagagaagatgatgagaaTGCGGCGCGAGAGCAGGATGCAGGAAGTCCGTGAGAGAAAGGGTTGATGCGGGCTTTATGGGAACTTGCTGCCTTTTCTTGCTTGCTTCGAGTTCGAGGGCTTGACCTCTTCGTTGTCTGTGTGTCTTTGGGTGAGACAAGGCCGAGAGGGGTGCGACGAAGCAAGATGAGAGGGGAATGGCAAGATTGGTGGgcaagaggaagaggcaAAAATTCGGGCAAACGAATGGGATGCTTGCTTGGTGACgggctggagctggagctgagtgaggaggaggatttGTCGAGCAATGTTCCTGGGAGATGACGAAAGGCTGTACTGTGGCTGCGGAGACTTGTGTTGGCGCAAAGCACTCGGACTGGGGACGACGGCTGAACCGGGATGGAGAccggacgaggaggcggagtAGGCGCTGTAGGTTGGTTgcgagcgagagagaaaaagagagagagagacagaaagagggagaaaaTTGCTCGAAAAGAACCAcctcgttgaagacgagAGAAGGGACGATTGGGGAAAGTTGGAACGGCGATTTTTTCATGCTCGGACAGGGGAGGTCGGAGCGGGTTTCTACACTGatacctacctgcctgctCTGTACATGACGGTCTCAACATCCTCACCTCGCAACGGCGATACTGCCCCGGCTCCAGCGGGCTCGTCATGCCCGGCTGCTCCACACCAGCAGAGAACCATTGCAGATttctcctccatcctcctccatgGTTGCACCCCGGTCTGGTCCGATCGAGCCCCACCTTAGGTTCGTGAgtctcgtcttcgtcaccgTATCTGCCTCACTTTTACCCTTTCCTTCCCCAGTCGCTGGCACTTGGACGGAAAACGAATCTGTCTGGGAAGACAACTACAGCAGCCTCGCATGAAAGAGGATTCTACGCACGTCCAAGCATGACTAGCACATCCGACCTCGCTTGCTAGAGTGTTTGACCAAATTTTCCGGTGCTGGAGCAGCTCCCGGGACATGGACGAACGAAACTAACAAGGGACAATGATCAAAGGGAAGATGCCCAGCATGACGAACCCCCCCGGCAGCAGCTTTGCTGTCTTACTCATGCAAGCAGGTCCACATTGATATTTGCACAGAGAGGAGCTTGGCGCCAATGGGCTTGCTAACTTAACGCCGGGATCCGGTTTCTACCGTCGCCGTTGACTCTCTTATACACCTCTTGTTGCTGGCGGGCTTGCGGGTTCTTCGCCCTGGCTGATCGAAACAGCACCTGGTGCTTTTTGGCAGCGAACTCTGCAAATTCATTCCAAAAGCACCACCCAATACTCTGAGCCGTAGCCATGCCGAGCTCTGAACGAGCGCCGCGTTGTGGTTTTTAACCATCTGCTATGATCTGCCGTGGTGTTTTTCTTCGGCGATAAGATAGCAGTGACACAGCCCTTTAAACCCCACCACCGCGGAACCCATGGCAGAATTTCGACAGAGCCTTCGGCTTTCCCGATGTCTTAGAGACGCTTGCGAGAACTGATCGGCTGGCGGTACGGATTCCGCGGGACGGATTCCACGGAGTGAAATGCGAAAGGAAATAAAATAAAAGGCACTCAGATGATGGCAAACAAGCCAAGCATGTGCAATGCCAGCAGTCAGCAGTGTACCGATTATAGTCTGTACCTgcttaggtacctacctacctaggtaggcagatGATGTGGCAGGAATCATGGTGTCTAGGTGAGGCGCTCACTGGGACAGCCACACCAACGCGGGGGGTTGCTAACCTACCCCTGCATCTGCCGTTTTGCGGCGCACTTGCGCTAGAGAAGCTCCCCCTTTCCGCCAACCCCTCACCACCTTAGATCCTCTCCATCACTGGCCGAAACTTGCGACATCAACGACTGCCTAGCCACATCATCGCGGCCGCCTCATCCTTGATTCTCCAGaaaacaaacaaaaaaacaGCTGCAACCTCGTCTgagcctcgacctcgacctcgacctcgatcACCCAAAGAGCTTCTTCCCCTCAGATTCTAGCCCTCAAGATCCTGCATCGCCCCCTCAACAAGCAACAAACTAGCATCAAGGCAACAAACAAGTCGCCCACAATGGCAACGCAGTACGAAAGTGAGAACAAACCCCCTCCGCTCCTTGGACCATTCCCGCAAACCTAATCACCTACCCCCTCATCATGCGTTCTCTGACTGACagacccctcccccccaaccAGTCGAGCACAACATCAAGCCCGGGCCCTCGACCCAGGAAGGGACCCGCCGCATCGACATGTCCTCCTTTACCTCCTTCCTCACAAACCTCACCACAGCCGACGCGCCCTCGGCAGACCGCCACACGAACCCACATGCGACGCCCACCCCtgttgacgccgccgctctctACCACCTCCTCCAACAGCAGTTCCAGACACTCTTCTCCACCGCCCCCAACGCCGACAACGCCCGCTTTCTGTCgggcctcgtcgaagccCTCGAGCGCGACATTGCCAGCCCTCCCACCGAGATCCCCGGCGTCTCGCAGGAGTATCTCGACTCCCTCGACCGCGTCCCCAAGAAGTCGCTccgcgaggacgaggcctgCCCCATTTGTGCCGAGAAGTTTCTCGACGACCGCTAcccgctcgtcgtcgagctgccGTGCCACAGCAGCCACCGATTCGACCTTGAGTGCGTGAGCCCCTGGCTGCGCAGCAAGGGCAGCTGTCCCATGTGCCGCAAGGACCtgaccaagaagaagcatCAGATCGTCGTGccggacgatgacgaggagaaTGACGACCCGGATGGACTGTATGCATAGATTGGGTTTGCGTCTGGGTGCGCGGGAACCTGCTATGCTTGAAGTGAGAGAGACAGCGTGGGGCATCTGCTTGGGCCGGTAGGGACAGCATGGAAGAGGCAGACGGGCGAACGGCAGATGACATAAGACACGGAACGGGGTCCGGAGTTTGGTTGGAGTTGGGAGGGGGCTGCATTTGATATCCCCTCTGCTTTTCACGACGGACGCTACAAAACAGAACAGAAAACAGCCCGGAATACATCCTCACATATGTTCAGTCGCCACGCGATCGATCGGTGTCGAGATGCAAACGCAAGTTCGTTGTCCGCCCCTGGTGCTGATGATGCTACACTAGTACATGCCTGTCGATTTGTTCATCATTCTCCTCAGATATCTCGACCGACCGCCGCCCGCTGCATTCATCATCGGTTTCGCTTTGTGCACAAGTATCGCATGCCGCACTCAGTTCTTCCCGTCCTTGgccccaccgccgccgccgctcctgccccccttccttacctcctcgccgccgccgccgccgctgtgcGGCTCGTCGCCCTGCGGCTTGGATGCCGCCTGGTTCGCGCCCGAGACGTCGAGCGCGCCaccgtcggcctcgcgctTCTCGGCGCCCGGCCGTGTCGTCGAAGGGTCGAACGCCTCCTTCTCGTGCGCCACCTCGGAGTCCCGTCCTGATTTGGTGCCCTCGGTGCCGCTCGGGTTCAGCGACTCGCGGTCCTGCGTGTCCTTGTAAGCGTaccgcctcgccgcggcgTTGGCAAAAG belongs to Colletotrichum higginsianum IMI 349063 chromosome 5, whole genome shotgun sequence and includes:
- a CDS encoding Ring finger domain-containing protein — its product is MATQYEIEHNIKPGPSTQEGTRRIDMSSFTSFLTNLTTADAPSADRHTNPHATPTPVDAAALYHLLQQQFQTLFSTAPNADNARFLSGLVEALERDIASPPTEIPGVSQEYLDSLDRVPKKSLREDEACPICAEKFLDDRYPLVVELPCHSSHRFDLECVSPWLRSKGSCPMCRKDLTKKKHQIVVPDDDEENDDPDGLYA
- a CDS encoding Nad dependent epimerase dehydratase family protein, producing the protein MAHSAAVIGSTGLVGSHILTNLITSEAFAAVNTISRRPPKAGGLTLKPIIEQDTSAWPPKLAALQPLPTVVFSALGTTRAAAGSIAEQWKIDHDLNIELVKAAKTAGCKAFIFISSAGTRGALSAQAPYSKMKNGVEDAIKEAGFDHGIILKPGMILGQREESRAAEGIFQSVIRTLGMVSRNIQDSIGQEAEVIARAAVHAAVLVEQGKAPAGVWEISGAEIVRLGRTEWKHGPWPRS